A single region of the Lycium barbarum isolate Lr01 chromosome 2, ASM1917538v2, whole genome shotgun sequence genome encodes:
- the LOC132627527 gene encoding acetyl-CoA carboxylase 1-like isoform X3, which yields MCQLHWSCHCRVPLLYGHRRLLFPRTQPTITDINLPAAQVAVGMGIPLWQIPEIRRLYGMAHGGGYDGWRKTSIVATPFDFDKAESTRLRGHCVAVRVTSEDPDDGFKPTSGEVQELSFRSKPNVWAYFAVKSGGGIHEFSDSQFGHVFAFGESRALAIANMVLGLKEIQIRGEIRTNVDCMIDLLHASDYRANKIHTGWLDSRIAMRVRAKRSPWYLSVIGGALYKASSSSSTIVSEYIDYLEKGQIPSKHISLVNSEVSLNIEGSKYRINLMKGGPGSYMLRMNQSEIRADIHTLRDGGLLMQLDGNSHVIYADEEAAGTRLIIDGRTCLLQNDHDPSKLVAKTPCKLLRYLISDSSHVDADTPYAEVEVMKMCMPLLSPASGVIQFKMSEGQTMQAGELIASLNLDDPSAVRKAEPFHGKFPLLGPPSAISGKVHQRFAASLNAARMVLAGYEHNVDEVIQNLLSCLDSPELPFLQWQECLAMLATRLPKDLRYELETKCKEYACFQNVDFPARVLRGVVDAHLRSCPDKEKDAQERLIEPLLSLVKSYEGGRESHARAIVHSLFEEYLFVEELFSDNIQADITEHLRPQYKKDLLKVVDIVLSHQGVRRKNKFILCLMEKLVYPNPAAYRDKLIRFSSLNHTKYSELALKASQLLEQTKLSELRSSIARSLSELEMFTKEGGNIETPKQKSAINKRMEALVSAPLAVEDALVGLFDHCDHTLQRRVVETYVRRLYQPYLIKGSERTRWHRSGLIATWEFLAEPSGPLIEKHSERKCGVMLIIKSLQLLPTVLTAALTETVHNLHTHMSNGSIQPAYHGNMLHIALLGIDNEMSLLQDSGNENEVQARIKKLAEILREQDVRIGLSNAGFWVISCIIQRDEGLLPMRHSFHWSTEKLYYEKEPLLCHLEPPLSIYLDLHKIKGYDNVKYIPSGNSQWHLYYVVEKQNHPIQRMFLRTLVRQPTSDEDLIAYQVLDQGTIPSPLVLSFTSTSILRSLVSALEELELNLHDTTLKYDHAHMYLYILREQQTADLLPYYKRADLNSEHEEDCVEKILVELAHEINATVGVRMLRLGVCEWEVKLRISSAGEANGAWRVMITNVTGHTCIVHIYREVEDKAEQRVVYQSVSVHGPLHGVAVTAPYPPLSLLDQKRILARKSNTTYCYDFLLAFEVALEKSWATVKDRPMGKTLLKVTELAFADQKGTPLFPVERQPGLNDVGLVAWVMEMSTPEFPKGRKILVVANDVTLRNGTFGPREIEFFQAVTDAACTQKLPFIYLAANSGARIGAAEEVKSCFRVGWSDESIPERGFQYVYLTPEDHERIKSSVIAHELKLSNGEIRWVIDTIIGREDGLGVENLSGSGSIASTYSRAYHETFTLTYVAGKTVGIGAYLARLGMRCIQRLDQPIILTGYSALNKLLRREVYTSHMQLGGPKTMAANGVAHLTVSDDLEGVSAVLTWLSFVPPYSGGQLPISTPLDPPERPIGYFPETTCDPRAAISGFIDAASGKWLGGIFDKDSFVETLEGWARTVVTGRARLGGIPVGIVAVETETLKQVIPADPGQLDSHERIVPQAGQVWFPDSATKTAQALMDFNREELPLFILANWRGFSGGQRDLFEGILQAGSSIVENLRNYKQPVFVYIPMMGELRGGAWVVMDSKINSEHIEMYAERTARGNVLEPEGMIEFKFRKKELLECMGRLDRQLINLKSNLQEERAAATIESIQQQIKAREGQLLSVYTQIAKKFAELHDTPLRMAAKGVVREVLHWENSRSFFYRRLRRRVEEDMLIKTVRDAGGDQLSYKSAKDMLKRWFMDSKGGGEDAWADDKAFFSWKNDPKNYDERLQQLRVQKMLIQLSKIGDSTLDLRALPRSVLALLQKVEPATREKLINDLRKVLN from the exons ATGTGTCAATTACATTGGAGCTGCCACTGTCGAGTACCTTTACTGTATGGACACAGAAGACTACTATTTCCTCGAACTCAACCCACAATTACAG ATATAAATTTGCCAGCAGCCCAAGTTGCTGTAGGAATGGGGATTCCATTATGGCAAATTCCAG AAATAAGGCGATTATATGGAATGGCACATGGTGGAGGATATGATGGTTGGAGAAAAACATCAATTGTTGCAACACCGTTTGATTTTGACAAGGCTGAGTCAACGAGGCTGAGAGGTCATTGTGTGGCTGTTCGTGTAACTAGCGAGGACCCTGATGACGGTTTCAAGCCTACCAGTGGTGAAGTGCAA GAGCTGAGTTTTAGGAGCAAGCCGAACGTGTGGGCATACTTCGCTGTCAAG TCTGGTGGAGGCATTCATGAGTTTTCAGACTCTCAGTTTG GACATGTTTTCGCATTTGGAGAATCCAGAGCCCTAGCCATTGCAAACATGGTCCTTGGATTGAAGGAAATCCAGATACGTGGGGAGATTCGCACAAATGTTGATTGCATGATTGATTTGTTGCAT GCTTCTGATTATAGAGCGAATAAAATACACACAGGCTGGTTGGATAGTAGAATCGCCATGAGGGTTAGAGCAAAAAGATCTCCTTGGTATCTTTCTGTCATTGGGGGAGCTCTTTAT AAAGCTTCTTCAAGTAGTTCAACCATTGTTTCTGAATATATTGATTATCTTGAAAAGGGTCAAATCCCGTCCAAG CATATTTCTCTTGTGAACTCTGAAGTCTCTCTAAATATTGAAGGGAGCAAGTATAGA ATCAATTTGATGAAGGGAGGGCCAGGAAGCTATATGTTGAGGATGAATCAATCAGAGATTCGAGCAGATATACATACTCTGCGCGATGGAGGACTACTAATGCAG CTGGATGGAAATAGTCATGTTATATATGCAGATGAGGAAGCAGCTGGAACTCGTCTTATCATTGACGGGAGAACTTGCTTGCTGCAG AATGATCATGATCCATCAAAGCTTGTTGCAAAGACACCCTGCAAGCTTTTGAGATATTTGATATCTGATAGTAGTCATGTTGATGCTGACACACCTTATGCAGAGGTTGAGGTTATGAAAATGTGCATGCCCCTCCTTTCACCCGCCTCTGGAGTTATCCAATTTAAGATGTCTGAAGGTCAAACAATGCAG GCTGGTGAGCTCATAGCATCTCTTAATCTTGACGACCCTTCAGCTGTTAGAAAAGCAGAGCCTTTTCATGGAAAGTTTCCTCTTCTGGGACCTCCATCTGCCATATCAGGAAAAGTTCACCAGAGATTCGCTGCAAGTCTCAATGCAGCAAGGATGGTTCTTGCTGGATATGAGCATAACGTCGATGAA GTGATTCAAAACTTGCTTAGTTGCCTGGACAGTCCTGAGCTTCCTTTCTTGCAGTGGCAAGAATGCTTAGCCATGCTGGCAACAAGACTTCCCAAGGACCTGCGGTATGAG TTGGAAACAAAATGTAAGGAGTATGCCTGCTTTCAAAATGTTGACTTTCCGGCCAGAGTTCTGAGAGGTGTTGTAGAT GCACACTTAAGATCCTGCCCTGATAAAGAAAAAGATGCTCAAGAAAGATTAATTGAACCTCTACTGAGTCTTGTCAAGTCCTATGAGGGTGGAAGAGAGAGTCATGCCCGTGCAATAGTCCACTCCCTTTTTGAAGAGTATCTATTTGTTGAAGAATTGTTTAGTGACAACATCCAG GCTGATATAACTGAACACCTCCGACCTCAATATAAGAAAGATCTCCTGAAGGTTGTTGACATAGTGCTTTCTCATCAG GGTGTTCGGCGTAAAAATAAGTTTATACTCTGTCTGATGGAGAAATTGGTATATCCAAATCCCGCAGCTTACAGGGATAAGCTAATCCGTTTCTCTTCACTCAACCACACAAAATATTCTGAG TTGGCACTGAAGGCAAGTCAACTTTTAGAACAAACTAAACTGAGTGAACTACGGTCAAGCATTGCCAGAAGTCTTTCTGAGTTGGAGATGTTCACCAAAGAAGGTGGCAATATAGAAACTCCTAAGCAGAAAAGTGCCATCAATAAAAGAATGGAAGCTCTAGTCAGTGCTCCGCTAGCCGTTGAAGATGCACTTGTAGGCCTTTTTGATCATTGTGATCACACCCTTCAGAGGAGGGTGGTGGAGACTTACGTTCGAAGACTGTATCAA CCTTACCTTATTAAAGGGAGTGAGAGGACGCGGTGGCACAGATCTGGACTGATAGCTACATGGGAGTTCTTGGCAGAGCCGTCTGGACCATTAATTGAAAAACACAGTGAAAGGAAATGTGGAGTGATGCTAATAATCAAATCTCTCCAACTCTTGCCAACAGTATTAACTGCTGCATTGACGGAAACAGTGCACAACTTGCACACACATATGTCAAATGGATCCATTCAACCAGCCTATCATGGTAACATGCTGCACATTGCATTACTGGGCATCGACAATGAAATGAGTTTGCTTCAGGATAG TGGGAATGAAAATGAGGTTCAAGCAAGGATAAAAAAGTTAGCCGAAATACTAAGAGAGCAAGATGTGAGGATCGGTCTAAGTAATGCAGGTTTTTGGGTTATTAGTTGTATCATACAGAGAGATGAAGGGCTGCTCCCTATGAGGCACTCCTTTCACTGGTCAACAGAGAAGCTTTATTATGAGAAGGAGCCTCTGTTGTGTCATCTGGAACCTCCGCTTTCCATTTACCTCGATTTG CACAAGATTAAGGGCTATGATAATGTAAAGTACATACCATCCGGGAACAGTCAATGGCACCTCTATTATGTTGTAGAAAAACAGAATCATCCAATTCAGAGGATGTTTCTCCGAACACTTGTAAGACAACCTACATCAGATGAAGATTTAATAGCTTATCAAGTATTGGATCAGGGAACAATTCCATCCCCTTTGGTTTTGTCGTTTACTTCAACGAGCATTTTGAGGTCCTTAGTATCTGCATTGGAGGAGCTTGAACTTAATCTGCATGATACAACACTCAAATATGACCATGCTCATATGTACTTGTACATTTTACGAGAGCAACAGACAGCTGATCTGTTACCATACTACAA GAGGGCAGACCTAAACAGTGAGCATGAAGAAGATTGTGTTGAGAAGATTTTGGTAGAGTTGGCTCACGAAATTAATGCAACTGTTGGTGTAAGGATGCTTAGGTTAGGTGTATGTGAGTGGGAAGTGAAACTCCGGATATCGTCTGCAGGAGAAGCCAATGGTGCTTGGAGGGTTATGATTACAAATGTGACAGGCCACACCTGCATAGTACAT ATCTATCGAGAAGTTGAGGATAAAGCTGAACAAAGAGTAGTCTATCAGTCAGTGTCTGTCCATGGTCCTTTACATGGTGTGGCTGTTACTGCACCTTATCCACCATTGTCTCTGCTTGACCAGAAACGAATTTTGGCCCGGAAGAGCAACACTACGTACTGCTATGATTTCCTACTG GCCTTTGAAGTAGCCTTGGAGAAGTCTTGGGCAACAGTAAAAGATAGGCCTATGGGTAAGACCCTCCTGAAAGTCACAGAATTAGCTTTTGCTGACCAAAAAGGTACTCCTCTTTTCCCTGTGGAGCGTCAGCCTGGGCTCAATGATGTCGGCTTGGTGGCATGGGTTATGGAAATGTCTACTCCTGAGTTTCCAAAGGGAAGGAAAATTCTTGTTGTAGCAAATGATGTAACCTTGAGAAATGGAACTTTTGGTCCAAGAGAGATTGAATTTTTCCAAGCAGTTACTGATGCTGCTTGCACCCAGAAATTGCCATTTATTTATTTGGCAGCAAATTCAGGTGCTCGTATCGGTGCTGCCGAGGAGGTCAAATCTTGCTTTAGAGTTGGATGGTCAGATGAGTCGATTCCTGAGCGAGGTTTTCAGTATGTATACTTGACACCTGAGGATCACGAACGGATTAAATCTTCTGTCATAGCACATGAATTAAAGTTATCAAATGGAGAAATCCGATGGGTAATAGATACCATTATAGGGAGAGAGGATGGCCTGGGAGTTGAGAACTTAAGTGGTAGTGGATCCATTGCAAGTACATATTCGCGGGCATACCATGAAACATTTACATTGACATATGTAGCTGGAAAAACTGTGGGCATAGGTGCATATCTTGCTCGTCTTGGCATGCGGTGTATACAGAGGCTTGATCAGCCTATTATTTTAACTGGTTATTCTGCACTTAACAAACTTTTGCGCCGGGAAGTGTATACCTCCCACATGCAACTTGGTGGACCTAAAACCATGGCAGCTAATGGTGTTGCTCATCTGACTGTCTCAGATGACCTCGAGGGGGTATCTGCGGTATTGACATGGTTGAGCTTTGTTCCCCCATATTCTGGTGGTCAACTTCCTATTTCAACTCCTTTGGATCCTCCAGAGAGACCTATTGGGTATTTCCCCGAGACCACATGTGATCCCCGAGCAGCAATCTCTGGCTTCATAGATGCTGCCAGTGGAAAGTGGTTGGGAGGCATTTTTGACAAGGATAGCTTTGTTGAGACACTGGAAGGCTGGGCAAGGACCGTTGTGACAGGACGGGCAAGACTTGGAGGAATCCCTGTAGGAATAGTTGCTGTTGAGACTGAAACTCTGAAGCAAGTAATCCCTGCTGATCCTGGACAACTCGATTCTCATGAAAGGATTGTACCTCAAGCAGGGCAAGTATGGTTTCCCGACTCTGCAACTAAGACAGCTCAAGCATTGATGGACTTCAACAGGGAGGAGCTACCTCTTTTCATTCTTGCCAACTGGCGGGGATTTTCAGGTGGCCAAAGGGACCTGTTTGAAGGTATCCTCCAGGCTGGATCAAGCATTGTCGAGAACCTTAGGAATTACAAACAGCCTGTTTTTGTCTACATCCCTATGATGGGTGAACTACGCGGTGGGGCATGGGTGGTTATGGATAGTAAGATTAATTCAGAACATATTGAAATGTATGCGGAAAGAACAGCTAGGGGAAATGTCCTCGAGCCTGAAGGTATGATTGAGTTTAAATTTCGGAAGAAAGAACTGCTAGAGTGCATGGGTAGGCTTGACCGACAGCTTATCAATCTCAAGTCAAATCTTCAGGAGGAAAGGGCTGCTGCTACGATTGAATCCATACAGCAGCAAATAAAAGCACGTGAGGGTCAGCTTTTGTCAGTATACACACAGATAGCAAAGAAGTTTGCAGAATTACATGATACACCATTAAGAATGGCTGCAAAGGGGGTGGTGAGAGAAGTGTTACATTGGGAAAATTCTCGTTCTTTCTTTTACAGGAGATTGCGCAGAAGAGTTGAGGAGGATATGCTGATCAAAACTGTGAGGGATGCTGGGGGAGACCAGCTTTCTTACAAATCAGCAAAGGATATGTTGAAAAGGTGGTTTATGGATTCAAAAGGAGGCGGAGAAGATGCTTGGGCAGATGATAAAGCATTCTTCTCATGGAAGAATGATCCCAAGAACTATGATGAAAGGCTACAACAGTTGCGAGTGCAGAAAATGTTAATTCAACTATCCAAAATTGGTGATTCGACATTGGATTTACGAGCTCTACCACGAAGTGTTCTTGCACTCCTACAAAAG GTAGAGCCGGCGACCAGAGAGAAATTGATCAATGATCTAAGGAAAGTTCTCAATTGA